In one Sesamum indicum cultivar Zhongzhi No. 13 linkage group LG12, S_indicum_v1.0, whole genome shotgun sequence genomic region, the following are encoded:
- the LOC105175369 gene encoding adenosine deaminase-like protein produces the protein MEWCVSMPKIELHAHLNGSIRDSTLLELARDLGEKGAIVFSDVEHVILKNDRSLSEVFKLFDLIHILTTDHKTVTRITKEVIEDFAADNVVYLELRTTPKRNDSKGMSKRSYVEAVLDGIRSVNVVEVDLSHKLNMDTSAYSHAMNDVCDGTGSKKIYVRLLLSIDRRETAEAAMETVKLALEMRDFGVVGIDLSGNPSVGEWLSFFPALEFARKQGLPITLHCGEVPNPDEIRAMLDFLPRRIGHACCFGDDEWKLLKELKIPVEICLTSNIRTETIASVDVHHFADLYESNHPLILCTDDAGVFSTSLSAEYMLASSTFGLGKRDMFQLAEKAIEFIFACDKVKRDLKMIYTTALTELNL, from the exons ATGGAGTGGTGTGTGTCGATGCCAAAGATTGAACTCCACGCCCATCTCAATGGCTCCATAAGAGACTCCACTCTACT GGAACTTGCTAGAGATTTGGGTGAGAAGGGCGCTATAGTTTTCTCTGACGTGGAGCATGTTATACTGAAAA ATGATCGTTCGCTCAGCGAGGTGTTCAAGTTATTTGACTTAATTCATATTCTTACTACCGACCACAAAACTGTTACTAGGATCACAAAAGAG GTTATTGAAGATTTTGCTGCAGATAATGTTGTTTACTTGGAATTAAGAACGACTCCGAAG AGGAATGATTCTAAAGGGATGAGCAAGCGCTCATATGTTGAAGCGGTTCTAGATGGCATACGATCTGTCAATGTAGTTGAGGTTGATCTTTCACATAAACTAAATATGGATACTTCTGCCTATTCTCATGCTATGAATGATGTGTGTGATGGAACTGGGAGCAAGAAAATATATGTGAGGCTACTTCTTAGTATTGACCGTCGTGAGACTGCTGAAGCTGCAATGGAAACT GTGAAGCTTGCTCTAGAAATGAGAGATTTCGGAGTAGTGGGTATAGATCTTTCTGGCAACCCTTCCGTTGGTGAATG gctttcattttttcctgCTTTAGAGTTTGCTAGAAAGCAAGGACTTCCAATTACTCTACACTGCGGCGAG GTGCCCAATCCAGATGAAATCCGTGCAATGCTAGATTTTCTTCCCAGGAGAATTGGACATGCTTGTTGCTTTGGAGATGATGAGTGGAAACTTTTAAAAGAGCTCAAGATTCCG GTGGAGATTTGTTTGACATCAAACATTAGAACTGAAACGATTGCTTCGGTGGATGTTCatcattttg CTGATTTATATGAATCAAACCATCCATTGATCTTGTGCACGGATGATGCTGGGGTTTTCTCGACCAGTCTGTCTGCCGAGTACATGCTTGCCTCATCTACTTTTG GTCTCGGAAAGAGGGATATGTTTCAACTTGCTGAGAAGGCCATCGAATTCATTTTTGCCTGTGATAAAGTGAAAAGAGATCTGAAGATGATATATACTACGGCTCTCACAGAACTCAACTTATGA